The sequence GTCTGCCGGAGGCGCTCGAGGGCGGAAAGCCCTTCGGCCAGGATCATGGGATCGCCGCAAAGGGTGGCCGCTACGTCATCGCAGCAGTGCTCCCGCAATTCCCGGATCTGGCGGGAGAGCCACCAGGCGGCAGGGTGGAAGAAAAGGAAGGACTCCGCCAAGGTCTGGAGGAGGTTGATCAAATAGTCCCCGCGATGGATGTGCGCCAGCTCATGGGCCAGCACAGCCTCCAGGGCTTCGGGGGAAAGATGCAGCAGGGCGGAACTCGGCACCAGGATGATGGGCCTCAACCATCCGATCACCAGGGGCGTTTCAGCCCGCAGGCTCGTCAAAATGCGGACGGTGCGGGAGAGCTTCAGTGATTGGGCCAGACGCCCGCACGTGGTGGCCAGAGCCTCGGGGGCCGGACTCGCCTGGGCCAAATAGGTCCGCTCGAGCCACAGCATGCCGCCACCGAAGCGGAGGAGCATGGCCGCAGCCCCCGCGCACCAGGCCAGAGCGAGCCAGGGGGCGGATGTCCGGACGGCATTCAGGAATGCCACCCCACCGCCCCTAATAGTCAAGGACGGAAGGATCGCACCGCCATCCACGAGCGCGCCCTGGACGGTTTGATGGACGCCCCATAGCCAGCCGAAGGTTGCCATGGGCAGGATCGCCATGGCGAGGAAGCAGAGGCAAGCCCAGAGGTAGCGGCTCTGCGCGCTGCGATGGCGGAGGCAGAAGAGGCCCACCCACGCCACCAGGCCCACGAGGGCCAATTCCCAAAAAGCGTGGAAGACCGCGAGGCCCAGGCGCTGAAGCATGAGATTCGAGAGCAATCCGCTCATGACCGCTCCTTCTTCAAACGCTTCAGGAAAGCCTGGATTTCGTCCAGTTCACGCTCATCGGCTTTCGTCGACGAGATCGCGCGCATCACGAGCGATGCGGCGCTTCCATCGAAAGCCTTGTCCATCAGTTCCTTCAAGAGGAAGGACTGGGTGCGTTCTTCCTCCTGGGCGGCCTGGTAGATATGGGTCCGCGCGGACTCATCCCTCACCACCAGGCCTTTCACCGCCATGATCTGCATGAGCTTCATGACGGTGGTGTAACCCATGTCCCGGTCCTTCGAAAGTTCGGTGAGCACGTCCCGGACTGTGGAGGGGCCACGCTTCCAGAGCACCCGCAGGATGGCGAGCTCACCATCGGACGGACGGATCGGAGCGTTGGACACTAGGGTCTCCTGAGGAATCTGGGACCATATTACGAACCCATTCGCAGATGTCAACGAACCGCTTCGCATTTTTACTTCGCCATGGCAAATGACCCTTTTAGGGTCATCGGGTCATCGCCGTGTCACGGCGTTTCAATACCCAGACGCATTCAAAGGATTAAAAACAACCACAGATTCACACAGATTCACTGGTGGCCAGTGCCGTCAACTTTAGAACCCTCCCCCTTTCCGATCCACATGGGCCCAGCGGTTTTCAGGGCGGCGGCGCTTCCACACCAGTGGCCTGAGGCCGCCGCCGCCCTGAAAACCCGCGCGACGAAGCCGCGCGGCCCCGGCCAAGCCGTGACGGCCCATGCTCCATGCCACGCGCGATCACCAGAGACGCCCCAAGAGCTTTTTAAATCTGTGGAATCTGCGGAATCTGTGGTTCCCAATTTTTTCAACGCAATTCGGTATCAGAACCTGAAATCGGATTCGCGTTCATTCGCGTAATTTCGCGGTTCCAATTTTTTTTGAACTGACCGCGCCCGCCCTACTCGTACCGTAGCGCTTCGATGGGATTCTGCCGGGCGGCCTTCACGGCGGGCCAGAGGCCGAAGACCAGGCCAACGGCGGTGCTGACGCCGAAGCCCAGCAGGACACTCCAGAACGGCGCGGCGGCGGGGAAGTCGAAGATCACCTTCACCAGCATGGGAATGCCCAGGCCAACCACGATTCCGATGGCGCCGCCGATGCCGGTGAGGCTCACGGCCTCCACCAGGAACTGCATGGCGATGTCATTGCGGGTGGCGCCCAGGGCCTTCCGCACACCGATCTCGCGGGTGCGCTCGGTGACGGTCACCAGCATGATGTTCATCACGCCGACGCCGCCCACCAGCAGGGCGATGCTGGCGATGAGGATCATGGCGCCCGCGATGCCCGACGTGATCTGGTTGAAGCTCTTCAACTGGGCTTCGCTGGTGAAGATGGCGAAATCGTTGGGCTCGCTCGCTTTCAGGCCGCGGCGGGCGCGGAGGATGGCCACCTCCTGGTCGGTCATCTCCTGGATCTTGGTCGGGTCCTTGGGCACCGTGGCGATGTGGATGGTGTCCCCATGTCCGTTCTTCACCTGGGGCCACATGGAATCGAAGGTGCTGATGGGCATCAGCAGGATATTGTCCGCATCGCCGCCGAAGAGGCTCCCTTTCTTCTCCAGCAGGCCCACCACGCGGAAGGGGACGCCATTGATGAAGACTTCGCGGTTGATGGGGTCCTTCTTCTGGAATAGCGTTTCAGCGGTTTCAGGGCCGATGACGCAGGTCCGGCTGGCGTGGATCAGGTCGGCGTCCACCAGGAACCGCCCGTCCTGGACGAAGGAGTTGTTGCCAGGCGCATAGTCGGGATTGGTGCCGCAGATGGTGGGTCCGTTGGCCTCCTTGCCCGATGCGTTCTTCACGGAGGCGGTCGCGATGCCGGGACCGAAAAGGTACCGCTCCTGGCTCACGGCCATGGCGAGGGTGCCCAGCCGTTTCAGGGCCTCCGCATCTTCGATGGTGAGATCCCTGCGTTTGCGCTGCTCCTCGGGGACCGGCCCGCCGCCGCCGAAGCGCGGCTCGTATTTCTGGAACTGGACGAGCGTGGTTCCGAAGGAAGAAAAAC comes from Holophagaceae bacterium and encodes:
- a CDS encoding M56 family metallopeptidase → MSGLLSNLMLQRLGLAVFHAFWELALVGLVAWVGLFCLRHRSAQSRYLWACLCFLAMAILPMATFGWLWGVHQTVQGALVDGGAILPSLTIRGGGVAFLNAVRTSAPWLALAWCAGAAAMLLRFGGGMLWLERTYLAQASPAPEALATTCGRLAQSLKLSRTVRILTSLRAETPLVIGWLRPIILVPSSALLHLSPEALEAVLAHELAHIHRGDYLINLLQTLAESFLFFHPAAWWLSRQIRELREHCCDDVAATLCGDPMILAEGLSALERLRQTPYPEPEPALAAAKGPLMHRIFRLMRPQDVPLPSLRGLALLLVGATFLGAATFAVQQESSKTAKAPRKAPSAASKPKIDKDGIANMEFAQVKILHRPETLAYPAEAKKQGIQGKVVVSLLIGKDGIPESAEAVEGPEALRSSAAEYAKEWRFKPVKVDGQAAKARFKLSIVFRLQ
- a CDS encoding ABC transporter permease; protein product: MASRIKPKTLRSIGPENVKFAFRSMVSQKLRSFLTLLGIVAGVATVISMVSFVVGFNNAVTESFSSFGTTLVQFQKYEPRFGGGGPVPEEQRKRRDLTIEDAEALKRLGTLAMAVSQERYLFGPGIATASVKNASGKEANGPTICGTNPDYAPGNNSFVQDGRFLVDADLIHASRTCVIGPETAETLFQKKDPINREVFINGVPFRVVGLLEKKGSLFGGDADNILLMPISTFDSMWPQVKNGHGDTIHIATVPKDPTKIQEMTDQEVAILRARRGLKASEPNDFAIFTSEAQLKSFNQITSGIAGAMILIASIALLVGGVGVMNIMLVTVTERTREIGVRKALGATRNDIAMQFLVEAVSLTGIGGAIGIVVGLGIPMLVKVIFDFPAAAPFWSVLLGFGVSTAVGLVFGLWPAVKAARQNPIEALRYE
- a CDS encoding BlaI/MecI/CopY family transcriptional regulator, which translates into the protein MRSGSLTSANGFVIWSQIPQETLVSNAPIRPSDGELAILRVLWKRGPSTVRDVLTELSKDRDMGYTTVMKLMQIMAVKGLVVRDESARTHIYQAAQEEERTQSFLLKELMDKAFDGSAASLVMRAISSTKADERELDEIQAFLKRLKKERS